In Streptomyces sp. SN-593, a single genomic region encodes these proteins:
- a CDS encoding ribonuclease D — MTDARETAIQEPSAPVPLLDPREGIPPVTASPEALAEVVAAFAAGSGPVAIDAERASGYRYGQRAYLVQLRRAGAGTALIDPVGCPDLSSLGEVLSDTEWVLHAATQDLPCLYELGMRPTSLFDTELAGRLAGFARVGLGAMVENVLGFTLEKGHSAVDWSTRPLPEPWLRYAALDVELLVDLRDALEEELSGQGKLDWALQEFAAIAAAPPPTPRVDPWRRTSGMHKVRRRRQIGIVRELWQARDRTARERDVSPGRVLTDAAIVAAALEVPPNVHALAALPGFGHRMGRRQLDQWQAAIDRARALPERELPQPAAAYTGPPPPRAWADKDPEAAARLSAARAAVSALAEELNLPQENLITPDTVRRVCWTPPSEVTPENVGAALTALGARPWQVDLNTPLLAKALATRPPAAPATPPSTPPTTE, encoded by the coding sequence GTGACCGACGCCAGAGAGACCGCAATCCAGGAACCATCGGCGCCGGTCCCGCTGCTGGACCCGCGCGAGGGCATCCCGCCGGTGACCGCCAGCCCGGAGGCTCTCGCAGAAGTCGTCGCGGCCTTCGCCGCGGGCTCCGGTCCGGTGGCCATCGACGCCGAGCGCGCCTCCGGCTACCGCTACGGGCAGCGGGCCTACCTGGTCCAGTTGCGCCGCGCCGGGGCAGGGACCGCGCTGATCGACCCGGTCGGATGCCCCGACCTCTCCTCCTTGGGCGAGGTGCTGTCCGACACCGAGTGGGTACTGCACGCCGCCACCCAGGACCTGCCGTGCCTGTACGAGCTGGGCATGCGCCCGACCTCGCTCTTCGACACCGAACTGGCCGGACGGCTGGCCGGCTTCGCCCGGGTCGGCCTGGGCGCCATGGTGGAGAACGTGCTGGGCTTCACCCTGGAGAAGGGCCACTCCGCGGTCGACTGGTCCACCCGGCCGCTGCCGGAGCCCTGGCTGCGGTACGCGGCGCTCGACGTGGAACTGCTGGTGGACCTGCGCGACGCCCTGGAGGAGGAGCTGAGCGGCCAGGGCAAGCTGGACTGGGCGCTCCAGGAGTTCGCCGCGATCGCCGCCGCCCCGCCGCCCACGCCCCGCGTGGACCCCTGGCGCCGCACGTCCGGCATGCACAAGGTGCGCCGCCGCCGGCAGATCGGCATCGTGCGCGAGCTGTGGCAGGCACGGGACCGTACCGCCCGCGAGCGGGACGTCTCGCCGGGCCGGGTGCTCACCGACGCGGCCATCGTGGCCGCCGCCCTGGAGGTGCCGCCGAACGTCCACGCGCTCGCCGCGCTCCCCGGCTTCGGCCACCGCATGGGCCGGCGCCAGCTCGACCAGTGGCAGGCCGCCATCGACCGCGCCCGGGCGCTGCCGGAGCGCGAGCTCCCGCAGCCCGCGGCCGCCTACACCGGTCCCCCGCCGCCGCGCGCCTGGGCGGACAAGGACCCGGAGGCCGCCGCGCGGCTGTCCGCGGCCCGCGCCGCGGTGTCCGCGCTCGCCGAGGAGCTGAACCTCCCCCAGGAGAACCTCATCACGCCGGACACGGTGCGCCGGGTCTGCTGGACGCCTCCGTCCGAGGTCACGCCGGAGAACGTCGGGGCCGCGCTCACCGCGCTGGGCGCCCGGCCGTGGCAGGTCGACCTCAACACCCCGCTGCTCGCCAAGGCCCTCGCCACCCGGCCCCCGGCCGCCCCGGCCACGCCGCCGAGCACCCCTCCGACCACCGAGTAG
- a CDS encoding response regulator transcription factor, with protein MSVLLEQPTSLVAYRPSKPTAMVVVADPRVRSTVTRHLWALGVRDVIEASSIAEARPRVGNPRDICVAEVHLPDGSGLTLLAETRAAGWPNGLALSAADDIGAVRNALAGGVKGYVVTGTRNTAGALAGRPGLAPLGATAARMQRRPPGVPGHPGGYRELSGREVEVLRLVAEGQSNKAIGVSMGLSALTVKSHLARIARKLGTGDRAGMVAVALRTGIIH; from the coding sequence GTGTCCGTTCTTCTCGAGCAGCCCACGAGCCTGGTCGCCTACCGTCCCAGCAAGCCGACGGCCATGGTCGTCGTGGCCGACCCCCGGGTTCGCTCCACTGTCACCCGACACCTGTGGGCGCTCGGAGTCCGGGACGTGATCGAGGCTTCCTCCATCGCCGAAGCCCGCCCGCGGGTCGGCAACCCGCGCGACATCTGCGTCGCCGAGGTCCACCTGCCCGACGGCTCCGGCCTGACCCTGCTCGCCGAGACCCGCGCCGCCGGCTGGCCGAACGGCCTGGCCCTGTCGGCCGCCGACGACATCGGCGCGGTGCGCAACGCGCTGGCCGGCGGCGTGAAGGGCTACGTCGTCACCGGCACCCGCAACACCGCCGGCGCCCTGGCCGGCCGCCCCGGCCTGGCCCCGCTGGGCGCCACCGCGGCCCGCATGCAGCGCCGCCCGCCGGGGGTGCCCGGCCACCCGGGCGGCTACCGCGAGCTGTCCGGCCGCGAGGTCGAGGTGCTGCGGCTGGTCGCCGAGGGCCAGTCGAACAAGGCCATCGGCGTGTCGATGGGCCTGTCCGCGCTGACCGTCAAGAGCCACCTGGCCCGGATCGCCCGCAAGCTCGGCACCGGCGACCGGGCCGGCATGGTCGCGGTGGCGCTGCGCACCGGCATCATCCACTGA